In the Muricauda sp. MAR_2010_75 genome, one interval contains:
- a CDS encoding universal stress protein — protein sequence MKSIVVPVDFSEQSENALKVAASLAKENNAELLVLHMLELSPAIMSESGYVSQEQVVHLIKIGEKRFADFLDKPYLKDVNIVPVIKHYKVFSEVNEVAEKHNADLIVMGSHGTDGLQEIFIGSNTERVVRTSDVPVLVIKGEMNGFKPKNFVFACDFSEENISALKKAMEMAKLLKAKLQLVYVNTPGDEFLSTDDAYEKISKFLDTAKLGVAVEIYNDYTVEKGVLNYCDKVMADIIGIPTHGRRGLSHFFMGSIGEDIANHSNIPVMTFKI from the coding sequence ATGAAAAGTATAGTTGTACCTGTAGATTTTTCAGAACAATCTGAAAATGCCCTAAAAGTGGCCGCATCACTGGCCAAAGAAAACAATGCCGAGTTGTTGGTGCTGCACATGTTGGAGCTTTCACCGGCAATTATGAGCGAATCGGGCTATGTATCCCAAGAACAAGTGGTCCATTTGATCAAGATCGGGGAAAAACGATTTGCCGATTTTTTGGACAAACCCTATTTAAAGGATGTCAATATTGTTCCCGTTATTAAACATTACAAAGTGTTCAGTGAGGTGAACGAAGTTGCCGAAAAACACAATGCAGATCTTATTGTAATGGGCTCCCACGGCACCGATGGGCTCCAAGAAATCTTTATAGGGTCCAATACCGAGCGCGTTGTTCGTACCTCTGATGTTCCCGTATTGGTCATTAAAGGCGAAATGAATGGGTTTAAACCCAAAAACTTTGTCTTTGCCTGTGATTTTTCGGAAGAAAATATTTCAGCCCTCAAAAAAGCCATGGAAATGGCCAAACTTCTTAAGGCCAAATTACAATTGGTATATGTGAACACCCCGGGAGATGAATTTTTAAGTACCGATGATGCCTACGAAAAAATCTCAAAGTTTTTGGATACGGCCAAACTTGGTGTGGCAGTGGAAATCTATAATGACTACACTGTTGAAAAAGGAGTCCTCAATTATTGTGATAAGGTCATGGCCGATATCATTGGCATACCCACACACGGTAGAAGGGGATTGTCCCATTTTTTCATGGGAAGTATAGGTGAGGATATTGCCAATCATTCCAATATCCCCGTAATGACCTTTAAAATTTAA
- a CDS encoding ROK family protein, with product MDIVIGVDIGGTKTKIGLVDQNGECLEKTFFRTRDFPNLNDYLDQIKSKSDELVQKMGNKVTVLGCGIGAPNASSKNGTIENASNLVWKESVPILKKLQERMPMPMRIMNDASAAALGEMLFGGAKKMKDFIVITLGTGFGAGIVANGQLIDGYDGFAGELGHVDMTLGDGRLTGLGVRGGLEAYVSATGLKRTILYMMSKYTVDSRFRSVAYIDLHGEDITKAAEEGDEIALKAFDYTAKIMGLALANFTAFTQPEAFILMGGLTNSGKWIMEPLEKYFNANLLEVYKGKVKLMYSEMEGKTAAICGAAALIWETQK from the coding sequence ATGGATATTGTAATAGGTGTGGATATTGGTGGAACCAAAACCAAGATAGGGCTGGTTGACCAAAACGGGGAATGTCTTGAAAAAACTTTTTTTAGGACTAGGGACTTCCCAAACCTGAACGATTATTTGGACCAGATCAAGAGCAAATCGGACGAGCTCGTCCAAAAAATGGGAAATAAGGTCACTGTTTTGGGATGTGGCATTGGAGCTCCAAATGCCTCCAGTAAAAACGGTACCATAGAAAATGCCAGTAATTTAGTATGGAAAGAAAGTGTGCCGATCCTTAAAAAATTACAGGAACGCATGCCCATGCCCATGCGCATTATGAACGATGCAAGTGCTGCAGCCCTTGGCGAAATGCTCTTTGGTGGCGCCAAAAAAATGAAAGACTTTATAGTTATCACCTTGGGCACCGGTTTTGGTGCAGGAATAGTAGCCAATGGCCAATTGATAGATGGGTACGATGGTTTTGCTGGGGAGCTGGGTCATGTGGACATGACCTTGGGTGATGGCAGATTGACCGGGCTTGGGGTAAGGGGCGGACTGGAAGCCTATGTATCCGCCACAGGTTTAAAACGCACCATTTTGTATATGATGAGCAAGTATACGGTGGACAGTAGGTTTAGAAGTGTGGCCTATATCGACCTCCACGGTGAGGATATCACCAAAGCAGCCGAAGAAGGTGATGAGATTGCCCTAAAGGCGTTTGATTATACCGCTAAAATAATGGGATTGGCCTTGGCCAACTTTACGGCATTTACTCAGCCTGAAGCTTTTATTTTAATGGGCGGGCTAACCAATAGTGGAAAATGGATCATGGAACCCTTGGAAAAATATTTCAATGCAAACCTTCTGGAAGTCTATAAGGGTAAAGTAAAACTGATGTATTCTGAAATGGAGGGCAAAACGGCGGCAATTTGCGGTGCTGCTGCACTGATATGGGAAACCCAAAAATAA
- a CDS encoding acetyl-CoA hydrolase/transferase family protein, whose protein sequence is MKITSAEEAVGIVKSGDRVFFQGAAMTPNELIDALCERHDELKNVEIISIHTEGDAKYTRKPFCEAFTLNSCFVGGNVRPFVNTYMGDYIPVFLSEIPWLFADEYLPLDIAFVQVSPPDKHGYCSLGVSVDVALPAVRTAKKIVAQINPKVPRTHGTGIVHVDEIEFAIEVNRPIHEHEPTEISEVEHEIGRHVASLIEDGATLQMGIGNIPNAVLSNLGNHKNLGIHTEMFSDGVLPLIESGVINGKEKAVKRGKIVSCFAVGSRKLYDFIDDNPICDFRDSGYTNDTARIRRNPKATAINSAIEIDLTGQVCADTIGGYQFSGVGGQMDFMRGASLSPGGKPIIAMSSSTKKGVSKIVPFLKQGAGVTTTRAHMHYVATEYGVVNLFGKNLQQRAKALISIAHPDHRETLEKEAYNRFHG, encoded by the coding sequence ATGAAAATAACATCAGCGGAAGAAGCAGTAGGAATTGTTAAATCAGGAGACCGGGTCTTCTTCCAAGGAGCGGCCATGACCCCAAATGAATTGATCGATGCCCTTTGCGAGCGGCACGATGAACTTAAAAACGTGGAGATAATTTCCATCCACACCGAAGGGGATGCAAAGTACACGAGAAAGCCGTTTTGTGAAGCTTTTACCCTGAATTCATGTTTTGTTGGAGGTAACGTAAGGCCCTTTGTCAATACGTATATGGGCGACTATATCCCGGTTTTTTTGAGTGAAATACCTTGGTTGTTTGCTGACGAATACCTTCCATTGGATATAGCTTTTGTCCAAGTCTCACCACCGGATAAACACGGGTATTGTTCTTTGGGAGTTTCGGTTGATGTGGCATTGCCCGCGGTACGTACCGCCAAAAAAATTGTCGCCCAGATAAATCCTAAAGTACCCCGAACCCATGGCACCGGGATTGTGCATGTGGATGAGATTGAATTTGCCATAGAGGTAAATAGGCCCATTCACGAGCACGAACCCACCGAAATATCGGAAGTGGAACACGAAATCGGTAGGCATGTGGCCTCATTGATAGAAGATGGCGCCACTTTGCAAATGGGAATAGGAAACATACCCAATGCGGTACTGTCCAACTTGGGAAACCATAAAAACCTGGGCATCCATACCGAAATGTTTTCGGATGGCGTATTGCCTTTGATAGAAAGCGGGGTTATCAATGGAAAAGAAAAAGCGGTAAAACGTGGTAAAATTGTGAGCTGCTTTGCGGTAGGTTCCCGAAAACTGTATGATTTTATAGACGATAATCCCATATGCGATTTTAGGGACTCTGGATATACCAACGACACTGCCAGAATCCGAAGGAACCCAAAGGCAACAGCTATAAACAGTGCCATAGAAATTGACCTTACTGGTCAGGTATGTGCAGATACCATTGGTGGATACCAGTTCTCTGGAGTTGGTGGCCAAATGGATTTTATGCGGGGAGCCTCACTTTCACCGGGAGGCAAGCCCATCATAGCCATGTCATCCAGCACAAAGAAAGGAGTTTCCAAAATAGTGCCCTTTTTAAAGCAAGGCGCTGGGGTGACCACCACGCGTGCCCACATGCACTACGTGGCCACAGAATACGGCGTGGTGAATCTATTTGGAAAAAATCTACAACAGCGGGCCAAAGCCTTGATATCCATTGCACACCCAGACCATAGGGAGACCTTGGAAAAGGAGGCGTATAACCGATTTCACGGATAA
- a CDS encoding succinylglutamate desuccinylase/aspartoacylase family protein: protein MLEVQNIDLKDTAKVQRIIDHLKGNANGPTVVFFAGIHGNEPAGVVALKQVFKKLRSNNIALSGEIYAVAGNLGALNRRVRFQTVDLNRIWFPERIKNILSQKHTNNEEEEELKSLYSVLHEILEKGSPPFYFIDLHTTSSDTTPFIVLNDSLLNRKYASNYPLPIILGIEEYLEGALLSYINELGYVSLGFESGQHNDGKAVENCIDFIAFTLQLTNAAPTLKNDGNNFDDGSHKFYEIYHQHTIGPEDKFKMFPGFVNFQKIPKGTDIAISNGEVIKTKKAKQIFMPLYQDQGGEGFYFIRPIPEFLLWLSKELRRFKVDHLLVKLPGVQWKSDKKDTLIVDQRVARFMAKSIFHLLGYRARQFDETHLVVKSREIASRNNEYKNTDWF, encoded by the coding sequence ATGTTAGAAGTACAAAATATTGACTTGAAGGATACTGCAAAAGTTCAACGAATAATTGATCACCTGAAGGGAAATGCCAATGGGCCAACAGTGGTTTTCTTTGCAGGGATTCATGGCAATGAACCCGCAGGGGTGGTTGCCCTAAAACAGGTTTTTAAGAAGTTGAGGTCAAACAATATTGCCCTTTCAGGTGAGATCTATGCAGTTGCAGGAAACCTTGGGGCATTGAACAGGCGTGTTAGATTTCAAACGGTGGATTTAAACCGCATTTGGTTTCCGGAACGGATAAAAAACATATTGTCCCAAAAGCATACGAACAATGAAGAGGAAGAGGAGTTGAAATCACTGTATAGTGTGCTCCACGAAATATTGGAAAAGGGAAGCCCTCCCTTCTATTTTATTGATTTACATACCACTTCCAGTGACACAACACCGTTTATTGTATTGAATGACAGTTTGTTGAACCGAAAATATGCATCAAACTACCCATTGCCCATTATTTTGGGGATCGAAGAATACCTCGAGGGAGCTCTATTGAGTTACATCAATGAATTGGGCTACGTGTCGTTGGGTTTTGAAAGTGGTCAGCACAATGACGGGAAAGCTGTGGAAAATTGTATCGATTTTATTGCGTTTACCCTTCAACTGACCAATGCGGCCCCTACTTTAAAAAATGATGGGAATAACTTTGATGATGGAAGCCATAAGTTCTACGAAATCTACCATCAGCATACCATTGGGCCAGAGGACAAATTTAAAATGTTTCCTGGATTCGTGAACTTTCAAAAGATACCTAAGGGAACAGATATCGCCATCAGCAATGGTGAGGTGATAAAAACTAAAAAAGCTAAGCAGATTTTTATGCCCTTGTACCAAGATCAAGGGGGAGAGGGGTTTTATTTTATCAGGCCCATCCCTGAGTTTTTGTTATGGTTATCAAAGGAGTTGAGACGTTTCAAGGTTGATCATTTGTTGGTGAAATTGCCCGGGGTACAATGGAAGTCGGACAAAAAAGATACCCTCATCGTGGATCAAAGAGTTGCCCGTTTTATGGCGAAATCAATTTTCCACTTATTAGGGTACAGGGCCAGACAGTTTGACGAGACCCATTTGGTGGTCAAAAGCAGGGAAATTGCCTCCAGAAACAATGAATATAAAAACACCGATTGGTTCTAG
- a CDS encoding sulfite exporter TauE/SafE family protein, which yields MLTSALVLGLLGSLHCLGMCGPIAFMLPLDQNNGVKKTAQLSIYHFGRLLAYGIIGVLFGLLGKGLSLFGIQQKLSIGIGVLMIVLVLIPGKYLNGHRLLSPIYSIIGKVKSKLGAELKKKTPDTFLTIGFLNGFLPCGLVYMALLGAIAMGNALEGGLYMMIFGLGTVPLMSLVVYSKGMLSTSIKSRIKKLIPVFVVIIGILFIVRGLGLGIPYVSPKSAPTNSVMATIECHQP from the coding sequence ATGTTGACCTCCGCATTGGTTCTGGGTCTTTTGGGAAGTCTGCATTGCTTGGGCATGTGCGGGCCAATAGCCTTTATGTTGCCCTTAGATCAAAACAATGGTGTTAAAAAGACCGCACAACTGTCCATTTACCATTTCGGAAGGTTACTGGCCTATGGCATTATTGGTGTGCTATTTGGACTTTTGGGCAAGGGATTGTCCTTGTTCGGAATTCAACAGAAGCTTTCCATCGGTATTGGTGTACTTATGATTGTTTTGGTGCTCATTCCGGGAAAATACCTGAACGGACATAGGCTGTTGTCGCCCATTTACTCAATTATTGGCAAGGTAAAATCCAAACTTGGGGCTGAACTCAAGAAAAAAACACCCGATACGTTTTTGACCATTGGCTTTTTGAACGGGTTTTTGCCCTGCGGTTTGGTCTATATGGCCCTGTTGGGCGCCATAGCCATGGGAAATGCATTGGAAGGGGGGCTTTACATGATGATTTTTGGCCTGGGAACGGTTCCCCTCATGTCTTTGGTGGTGTATTCCAAAGGAATGTTGAGTACATCCATTAAATCTAGAATAAAAAAATTGATACCGGTATTTGTGGTCATTATAGGCATATTGTTTATTGTACGTGGACTGGGATTGGGCATACCTTATGTTTCCCCAAAATCTGCTCCCACAAATTCCGTAATGGCGACCATAGAATGCCATCAACCTTAA
- a CDS encoding CBS domain-containing protein, with translation MGEHIVESKFDEEERKAFVQHLIEDIRALELMMMDGLIEDDIQRIGAEQEMCLINREYRPAPLSLDVIRDINDPHFTTELASYNLEANLDPVKLGGNCFSTVEKQLNALLEKAKTHAAKHGAKVLLTGILPTISKDELGMDFMTPIPRYYRINDVLKAWRGDDFTLRIKGVDELSLHHDSVLFEACNTSFQLHLQVRPDDFIKSYNWAQAIAGPVLGASCNSPLLLGKELWKETRIALFQQSLDTRKWTNAVKEQVARVFFGERWQEESVVQIFKEDISTHRIVLTKPIEKNSLEILKEGNIPKLEALNLFNSTVYRWNRPCYGVGNGKPHLRIENRYIPSGPSITDQMANFAFWVGLMLGRPKKFDNIPTIMDFREAKLNFIKSAMNGRQTVFTWLGMPITLKKLVLGELLPIAYKGLKKANIDDGDIQNLLGIVETRVRLGTGAEWQIRNYRELRKQMKQDSALVQLTKAMYANQKTNKPVHEWSSIKEIAKKKESFKWVGQIMSTRLMKLYEDDFANLAISIMQWNNIHHLPVENTKGELVGLLTWSHIEKLGQIDTNGARVSDIMIKNVITVQPKTEIPMAKKIMKEHQIGCLPVCVDSNVVGIISKVDL, from the coding sequence ATGGGAGAGCATATCGTTGAAAGCAAGTTTGATGAGGAAGAGCGCAAAGCGTTCGTTCAGCATTTAATTGAAGACATAAGAGCCCTGGAATTAATGATGATGGACGGCTTGATCGAGGATGATATACAGCGAATAGGCGCCGAGCAGGAAATGTGCCTTATCAACCGTGAATATAGGCCAGCTCCCCTGTCCTTGGATGTCATCAGGGATATTAACGATCCACATTTTACAACCGAACTGGCCAGTTACAACCTAGAGGCAAACCTAGACCCAGTGAAACTTGGAGGTAATTGTTTTTCAACGGTTGAGAAACAGCTGAACGCATTGTTGGAAAAGGCCAAAACCCATGCAGCAAAGCACGGGGCCAAGGTCTTGTTGACCGGGATTCTACCTACAATTTCCAAAGATGAGCTAGGGATGGATTTTATGACCCCCATTCCCCGTTATTATAGGATAAATGATGTTCTAAAAGCATGGCGTGGTGATGATTTCACCCTCAGAATCAAGGGAGTGGATGAATTATCATTGCACCATGACTCCGTACTTTTTGAAGCCTGCAATACCAGCTTTCAACTTCATTTACAGGTAAGGCCCGATGACTTTATAAAGAGTTATAATTGGGCACAGGCCATAGCGGGACCGGTTTTGGGGGCTTCCTGCAACTCCCCTCTGCTATTGGGCAAGGAACTTTGGAAAGAAACCCGTATTGCCCTTTTTCAGCAAAGTCTGGACACCCGTAAATGGACCAATGCGGTGAAGGAACAAGTGGCCCGGGTTTTCTTTGGGGAACGATGGCAAGAAGAATCGGTGGTTCAAATCTTTAAGGAAGATATTTCCACCCATCGCATTGTTCTGACCAAACCCATTGAGAAAAACTCCCTTGAAATTTTGAAAGAAGGAAATATTCCAAAACTCGAGGCATTGAACCTTTTCAATAGCACGGTGTACCGCTGGAACAGACCCTGTTATGGGGTGGGTAATGGAAAACCGCATCTGCGTATTGAGAACCGGTACATTCCTTCGGGACCGTCCATAACCGATCAAATGGCCAATTTTGCCTTTTGGGTGGGATTGATGCTGGGACGCCCCAAAAAGTTTGATAATATACCCACTATCATGGACTTTAGGGAGGCCAAACTCAATTTTATAAAATCTGCCATGAATGGAAGGCAAACCGTTTTTACATGGTTGGGCATGCCCATAACCCTTAAAAAATTGGTGTTGGGAGAACTGTTGCCCATTGCATACAAAGGGTTGAAAAAGGCAAACATTGACGATGGGGACATTCAAAATCTATTGGGCATAGTAGAGACCAGGGTTCGTTTGGGCACGGGAGCCGAATGGCAAATCCGGAATTACAGGGAACTCAGGAAACAGATGAAACAAGACAGTGCGTTGGTACAGTTGACCAAGGCAATGTATGCCAATCAGAAAACCAATAAACCTGTACATGAATGGTCTTCCATCAAGGAAATTGCCAAGAAAAAAGAATCTTTTAAATGGGTCGGTCAAATTATGTCCACAAGGCTCATGAAATTGTATGAGGATGATTTTGCCAACTTGGCCATCTCCATCATGCAGTGGAACAACATCCATCATCTGCCCGTTGAGAACACCAAAGGTGAGTTGGTGGGCTTGTTGACCTGGAGCCATATAGAGAAATTGGGGCAAATAGACACAAATGGAGCTAGAGTGTCCGATATTATGATAAAAAATGTAATAACGGTACAGCCCAAAACCGAAATTCCCATGGCCAAAAAAATAATGAAGGAACACCAAATAGGGTGCTTACCGGTCTGCGTGGACTCCAATGTGGTGGGAATCATCAGCAAAGTTGACCTGTGA
- a CDS encoding energy transducer TonB produces MKPKKNPNAEIGRNSSLYFMIGLTSVLFLTWQSLEVRFYEEESKVSEVVEIMDDLKEDVPVTEMLRTTPPPPPPSAPDVIEIVEDVEEVEETVIESTESSQETYIEDAIVSVEDVEVEEVEEDIAVPFAVIEYVPVFPGCEVYETQAERKACFNKKVQEHIKQNFSYPPAALEMQISGRVYVQFVIDSKGHVSNIEKRGPDRLLEEEAVRIIASLPNVKPGEQRGKAVSVKYSIPINFIVE; encoded by the coding sequence ATGAAACCAAAAAAGAACCCAAACGCAGAAATAGGCCGCAATAGCAGTCTTTATTTCATGATAGGCCTTACCTCGGTCTTGTTCCTTACATGGCAATCATTGGAAGTGAGATTTTATGAAGAGGAATCCAAGGTTTCAGAAGTTGTTGAAATTATGGATGACCTTAAGGAAGATGTGCCAGTTACAGAAATGTTGCGTACTACTCCACCGCCCCCTCCACCATCTGCACCGGATGTGATAGAAATTGTAGAGGATGTTGAAGAGGTTGAAGAAACTGTTATTGAAAGTACAGAGAGTAGTCAAGAAACCTATATTGAAGATGCTATTGTAAGTGTGGAAGATGTGGAGGTTGAAGAGGTTGAGGAAGATATTGCCGTACCCTTTGCAGTGATTGAATATGTCCCTGTTTTTCCTGGATGCGAGGTTTATGAAACCCAGGCAGAGCGCAAAGCTTGCTTTAATAAAAAAGTACAAGAGCATATTAAGCAAAACTTCAGTTACCCCCCAGCCGCATTGGAAATGCAAATTTCTGGAAGGGTCTATGTGCAGTTTGTGATAGATTCTAAAGGCCATGTTAGCAACATCGAAAAGAGAGGTCCGGATCGTTTATTGGAAGAAGAGGCTGTCAGAATCATTGCCTCATTGCCAAATGTAAAACCTGGAGAACAGCGTGGAAAGGCCGTAAGTGTCAAATACAGTATTCCCATTAACTTTATAGTGGAATAA
- a CDS encoding FixH family protein: protein MKINWGTGIVLAFIGFITFILYFVFRMSTDDRANHDLVTEQYYKKELSYQQEIDASKTATEMNANLKVERTGEGLVIYFPERFDPKKISGTVSLYRPSNKHLDTDFPISLSKTHLLIPDNRLVDGRWDISISWKYEGNSFLHKEKLVY from the coding sequence ATGAAGATTAATTGGGGAACGGGAATTGTATTGGCGTTTATAGGGTTTATAACCTTTATTTTATACTTCGTCTTCAGGATGAGTACAGATGATAGGGCCAACCACGATTTGGTAACCGAGCAATATTATAAGAAAGAACTATCCTATCAGCAGGAGATAGACGCATCAAAGACAGCAACGGAAATGAATGCCAACCTAAAGGTTGAAAGAACGGGTGAAGGCTTGGTGATTTATTTTCCAGAGCGTTTCGACCCCAAAAAAATAAGTGGAACAGTGTCCCTATACAGACCGTCTAACAAGCATTTGGATACAGACTTTCCTATAAGTTTATCCAAAACACATTTGCTCATACCTGACAATCGCTTGGTAGACGGTCGCTGGGACATTTCCATAAGCTGGAAGTACGAAGGTAATTCCTTTTTACATAAAGAAAAATTGGTGTACTGA
- the hemN gene encoding oxygen-independent coproporphyrinogen III oxidase, which yields MCGLVQKYNVPGPRYTSYPTVPYWDLDNFSGKRWKSTVLKAFQENPKEGISLYIHLPFCESMCTFCGCHKRITKRHELELPYINSVLKEWNLYVDLLGTKPIIKELHLGGGTPTFFSPEHLKILIEGILLQGKKAEDAQFSFEGHPNNTTKAHLQALFDVGFRRVCYGVQDYNMTVQRAINRVQPFENVKNVTEWAREIGYTSVGHDIIYGLPFQDCAHVEETIKKTNALRPDRIAFYSYAHVPWLKGNGQRGYKESDLPSSVVKKAQYEMGKSMLTDFGYKDVGMDHFALPSDDLYTALTHGTLHRNFMGYTPSKTKLMIGLGVSSISDSWYGFAQNVKSLEEYEHLVSHGVIPIFRGHILNQEDEIIRKHILNLMCRFETSWEMEEAKVVDFQSIIENLSEMESDGLVEIGENKISVTEKGRPFVRNISMAFDLKLHRKKPETRIFSMTV from the coding sequence ATGTGTGGATTAGTACAGAAATATAATGTGCCGGGTCCTAGGTACACCAGTTATCCAACGGTTCCGTATTGGGATTTGGACAATTTTTCAGGCAAACGCTGGAAATCTACTGTATTGAAAGCCTTTCAGGAAAATCCCAAAGAAGGTATAAGCCTATATATCCATCTTCCTTTTTGCGAGAGCATGTGCACGTTTTGTGGCTGCCACAAGCGCATCACCAAAAGGCATGAGTTGGAGCTTCCCTACATTAACAGTGTTTTAAAGGAATGGAATCTCTATGTTGACCTATTGGGCACCAAACCCATCATCAAAGAACTCCATTTAGGTGGCGGAACACCCACTTTTTTTTCTCCGGAACACTTAAAAATATTGATTGAAGGAATTCTTCTTCAGGGCAAAAAGGCAGAAGATGCCCAATTCAGTTTTGAAGGACATCCCAACAATACAACCAAAGCGCATCTTCAGGCCCTTTTTGATGTAGGGTTCAGAAGGGTCTGTTACGGTGTGCAAGACTATAATATGACCGTTCAAAGGGCCATCAACCGGGTTCAGCCCTTTGAAAACGTAAAAAACGTGACCGAATGGGCCAGGGAAATAGGTTACACCTCCGTGGGCCATGATATTATCTATGGGCTACCATTTCAGGATTGTGCCCATGTGGAAGAAACCATTAAAAAGACCAACGCCCTGCGCCCGGACCGTATAGCATTTTATAGCTACGCCCACGTGCCTTGGCTCAAGGGAAACGGACAGCGGGGTTACAAGGAAAGTGACCTTCCTTCCTCCGTGGTGAAAAAAGCACAATACGAAATGGGCAAGAGCATGTTGACGGATTTTGGATATAAAGATGTGGGCATGGACCATTTTGCCCTTCCATCAGATGACCTGTATACCGCATTGACCCATGGTACCCTACACCGAAACTTTATGGGGTATACCCCATCCAAGACCAAATTAATGATAGGTCTTGGTGTATCCAGCATCAGTGATAGTTGGTATGGATTTGCCCAAAACGTAAAAAGTCTGGAAGAATATGAACATTTGGTTTCGCACGGAGTTATCCCTATTTTTAGGGGACATATCCTTAACCAAGAGGACGAAATCATAAGAAAGCACATTCTTAACCTTATGTGCCGATTTGAAACTTCTTGGGAAATGGAAGAAGCTAAGGTGGTCGATTTTCAAAGTATCATCGAAAACCTATCTGAAATGGAATCTGATGGCTTGGTGGAGATTGGGGAAAATAAGATTTCAGTGACCGAAAAAGGCAGACCTTTTGTGAGGAACATCAGTATGGCCTTTGACTTAAAACTACACCGGAAGAAACCGGAAACCCGAATATTCTCCATGACCGTTTAA